A single genomic interval of Macadamia integrifolia cultivar HAES 741 chromosome 6, SCU_Mint_v3, whole genome shotgun sequence harbors:
- the LOC122082806 gene encoding hexose carrier protein HEX6-like, translated as MAVGFAVTSKGSDQYNGRMTLFVILSCMIAAMGGVIFGYDIGISGGVTSMEPFLRKFFPKVYTRIKEDTRISNYCKFDSQLLTSFTSSLYIAGLVATFFASSVTRAFGRKPSILAGGAAFLAGAALGGAAVNVYMLILGRILLGIGVGFSNQSVPLYLSEMAPPQYRGAFNIAFQVCVGIGVLSANLINYATQKVKGGWGWRISLAMAAVPASILTLGAIFLPETANSLIQRSNDHQNAKTMLQRVRGTTNVETELNDLIKASEISKTMEEHPFRMILQARYRPQLVMAISIPFFQQL; from the exons ATGGCAGTTGGATTTGCAGTTACAAGCAAAGGCTCTGATCAGTACAATGGAAGGATGACCCTGTTTGTCATACTCTCATGTATGATTGCTGCCATGGGTGGAGTCATCTTCGGCTATGACATAGGAATTTCAG GTGGAGTCACATCCATGGAACCATTTCTGAGGAAGTTCTTCCCAAAGGTCTACACTAGGATTAAAGAAGACACCAGAATAAGCAACTACTGCAAATTTGATAGCCAACTCTTAACCTCTTTTACATCTTCACTGTACATTGCTGGACTTGTTGCTACCTTCTTTGCCTCATCGGTCACACGAGCCTTTGGGCGCAAACCATCAATTCTGGCCGGCGGTGCTGCTTTCCTTGCCGGTGCAGCCCTTGGTGGAGCTGCAGTCAATGTTTACATGCTTATTTTAGGCCGTATCTTGCTTGGAATTGGAGTTGGTTTCTCAAACCAG TCAGTCCCTCTATATCTCTCAGAAATGGCTCCACCACAATACAGAGGAGCATTCAACATTGCCTTCCAAGTCTGTGTTGGCATTGGAGTACTATCAGCAAACCTCATCAATTATGCAACTCAAAAGGTCAAAGGTGGTTGGGGCTGGAGAATCTCCCTTGCCATGGCTGCTGTCCCTGCTTCAATCCTAACTCTTGGTGCCATTTTCCTCCCTGAGACAGCTAACAGTCTGATCCAACGCAGCAATGACCACCAAAATGCTAAGACAATGTTGCAACGAGTCCGAGGTACAACCAATGTCGAAACAGAGCTTAATGATCTCATTAAGGCTAGTGAGATCTCTAAGACCATGGAGGAACACCCATTTAGAATGATCTTACAGGCAAGATATAGGCCACAATTAGTGATGGCAATTTCAATCCCATTCTTCCAACAG TTGTAA